The following proteins come from a genomic window of Pseudomonas marvdashtae:
- the pgaA gene encoding poly-beta-1,6 N-acetyl-D-glucosamine export porin PgaA, whose amino-acid sequence MPRTVGPLIQFGLRPLFRVALCSQLCWPVVAFADSAYDQMVLDARAGHHAPALTVLRQVPPGQVSTAQVSDHLQIASWAGLDAEVVNVYETQGRSRDLPVQALTATARAYRNLKRWDSAAELYRRALAIDPQNTDLQLGLALTQADAGKPDEAVSRARALVAAKPEDPMRRLALGYALARADNPHGALFEYDQAFTRAGGNKPEVAREYIHALQRARLPEPALRLARLQPGLIDRGVQRRLEGDVAAERVRLADMASRSEKERFVIADRALADYDKLLATWTPVAEAHEDVLRWRIDRMGALNARARRAEVITEYQKLVAEGVSIPTYALRWVASSYLEQREPEIAVDLYRRVLTAPDADPADRFEDSTALYYALLESERSEEARALAEDQAKSQPPRVELKGLPIGNPNDEWMDAQQLAAQAGTYGADLPSAEARLNDLVYQGPGNIGLRLAQADLYQAREWPRRSEMLLKEVEATTPRSRDLEVAQARAAMDLQEWRQMDVLTDDVVARYPENAHVKRLQRQREVHDMAELRIEAYTGKSYGGGNGDAGAVTGSRDFGIETLLYSPPIDEDWRLFGGAGYATGDFEEGTGHHRWQRLGVERRTRDMTLEAEVSNHSYGSGDKQGARVAVARDINDHWQYGGSLDYLSANTPLRALNSGIRANGGSGFVRWRANESREWRLDVSPSHFSDGNNRLETLLTGREGIYSAPRLQVELGLEVGASRNSGSDEVPYFNPKSDFSVMPTVSANHVLYRRYETTWSQQFQAGAGTYSQRDYSTAAMGLLSYGQRVIWNDVLEAGAALSWLNRPYDGDRESDLRLLVDLTYRF is encoded by the coding sequence ATGCCGCGTACTGTGGGTCCTCTTATTCAATTCGGTTTGCGCCCGTTGTTTCGCGTCGCGCTGTGCAGCCAATTGTGCTGGCCGGTAGTGGCGTTTGCCGACTCCGCTTATGACCAGATGGTGCTCGACGCCAGGGCGGGCCATCACGCGCCCGCGTTGACCGTTTTGCGCCAGGTTCCGCCCGGTCAGGTCAGCACTGCGCAGGTCAGTGATCATCTGCAAATCGCCAGCTGGGCCGGTCTCGATGCCGAGGTGGTAAACGTCTACGAAACCCAGGGGCGATCTCGCGACTTGCCGGTTCAAGCGCTGACCGCTACGGCCCGGGCCTACCGCAACCTCAAACGCTGGGACTCGGCGGCTGAATTGTATCGTCGGGCACTGGCGATCGATCCGCAGAATACTGACCTGCAACTCGGCCTGGCCCTGACCCAGGCCGACGCCGGCAAGCCTGACGAAGCCGTCAGCCGTGCCAGGGCGCTTGTTGCCGCGAAGCCTGAAGACCCGATGCGCCGATTGGCCCTTGGCTACGCCCTGGCCCGCGCCGACAACCCTCACGGAGCGTTGTTTGAATACGACCAGGCCTTCACTCGCGCCGGTGGCAACAAGCCCGAAGTCGCGCGCGAATATATCCATGCCCTGCAACGCGCCCGGTTGCCCGAGCCGGCCCTGCGCCTGGCTCGTCTTCAACCTGGGTTGATCGACCGTGGCGTGCAGCGCAGGCTCGAAGGCGATGTCGCGGCCGAGCGGGTGCGCCTGGCGGACATGGCCAGTCGCAGCGAAAAGGAGCGTTTTGTCATCGCAGATCGCGCCCTGGCCGATTACGACAAATTGCTCGCCACCTGGACTCCGGTGGCCGAGGCGCATGAGGACGTGTTGCGCTGGCGAATTGACCGCATGGGCGCCCTCAACGCCCGAGCTCGCCGTGCGGAAGTGATCACCGAATACCAGAAGCTGGTCGCTGAAGGGGTCAGTATTCCTACTTACGCCTTGCGCTGGGTTGCCTCTTCCTATCTGGAGCAGCGTGAGCCAGAAATCGCCGTTGACCTGTACCGTCGCGTGCTCACCGCGCCCGATGCCGACCCTGCGGATCGTTTCGAGGACAGCACTGCGCTTTACTACGCACTGTTGGAAAGCGAAAGATCCGAAGAAGCTCGCGCGCTCGCCGAAGACCAGGCCAAGTCCCAGCCCCCACGCGTCGAACTCAAGGGGCTGCCCATTGGCAACCCTAACGACGAGTGGATGGATGCCCAACAATTAGCCGCCCAGGCGGGCACTTACGGTGCTGATCTGCCTTCGGCCGAAGCGCGCCTGAACGATCTTGTCTATCAAGGCCCCGGCAATATCGGTTTGCGCCTGGCCCAGGCCGATCTGTACCAGGCCCGTGAATGGCCGCGTCGTTCGGAGATGCTGCTCAAGGAAGTCGAGGCCACGACACCGCGCAGTCGCGACCTGGAAGTCGCCCAGGCGCGTGCCGCCATGGACTTGCAAGAGTGGCGGCAGATGGACGTGCTGACCGACGACGTGGTTGCCCGCTATCCGGAGAACGCTCACGTCAAACGCCTGCAACGCCAGCGCGAAGTCCACGACATGGCCGAACTGCGCATCGAAGCCTATACCGGCAAGAGTTACGGCGGCGGTAATGGCGATGCCGGTGCAGTCACCGGCAGCCGGGACTTTGGTATTGAAACGTTGCTGTACAGCCCGCCCATTGACGAGGACTGGCGCCTGTTCGGCGGTGCCGGCTACGCCACCGGCGATTTCGAAGAGGGCACAGGCCATCATCGCTGGCAGCGCCTGGGAGTGGAGCGGCGCACCCGTGACATGACCCTCGAAGCCGAAGTGTCCAACCACTCGTATGGCTCCGGTGACAAACAAGGCGCGCGCGTCGCCGTGGCCCGGGACATCAATGACCATTGGCAGTACGGCGGCAGCCTGGATTACCTCTCGGCCAACACTCCGCTTCGAGCGCTCAACAGTGGCATTCGAGCCAACGGTGGGAGCGGCTTCGTCCGCTGGCGAGCCAATGAAAGCCGTGAATGGCGACTAGATGTCAGCCCGTCCCACTTCAGCGATGGCAACAACCGCCTCGAGACATTGCTGACGGGCCGCGAAGGCATCTATAGCGCCCCGAGATTGCAAGTAGAGCTGGGCCTGGAAGTCGGTGCCAGTCGCAACAGCGGCTCCGATGAAGTGCCGTACTTCAATCCGAAGTCGGACTTCAGCGTCATGCCAACTGTCAGCGCCAACCACGTGCTGTACCGCCGTTACGAAACCACCTGGAGCCAGCAATTCCAGGCCGGTGCCGGTACCTACAGCCAGCGCGACTACAGCACCGCAGCCATGGGTTTGCTCAGCTACGGCCAGCGCGTGATCTGGAACGACGTGCTTGAGGCCGGCGCTGCACTGAGCTGGCTCAACCGCCCCTACGACGGCGATCGTGAAAGCGATCTGCGCCTGCTTGTCGATCTCACCTACCGCTTCTAG
- the pgaB gene encoding poly-beta-1,6-N-acetyl-D-glucosamine N-deacetylase PgaB, translating into MPVISRFILLLGALLISACAQQAPAFAPPSQRPVAANDAPWPKNHVLGIAYHDVEDLDPDQGLVAVRTERLIEQLAWLRENNYQPVTVDQIIAARNGGPQLPPRAVLLSFDDGYSSFYTRVMPILRAYNWPAILAPVGSWIDTPMNQPVDFAGVPRKRSEFLTWEQIREVSKSGLVEIAAHTDANHKGILANPQGNQQPAATTRRYDPATGRYETEADFQARLRKDVAAISEKIRKVTGYSPRVWVWPYGEADGTALQVIGDQGYQMALTLEDGLDSLDNLMSGPRFLVASDPDGAHFAESIASVQTLDPMRVVHVDLDYVYDPDPVQQEANVGKLVQRVYDLGANTVFLQAFADPKGDGLVHSLYFPNRHLPVRADLFDRVAWQLRTRANVKVYAWMPVLSFALDPKLPRVQRWDPETGKTGVAPDQYVRLSPFDPNVRKVIGEIYEDMARMSSVDGVLYHDDAVFSDFEDAGPAAMKVYAANGLPTAVAALRDDPAAMQRWTRFKSRYLIDFTAELTAKVRAIRGPQVRTARNIFAEPMLNPQSEAWFAQNLDDFLAAYDWTAPMAMPLMEKQTREQSGPWLERLVETVKARPGALKRTVFELQARDWHSKPVADIEGEQLADWMGRLKRQGVTSFGYYPDNFIEDQPAVKAVRPALSNKWNP; encoded by the coding sequence ATGCCCGTCATTTCGCGATTCATCCTTCTGCTGGGAGCCTTGCTGATCAGCGCTTGTGCCCAGCAAGCCCCGGCATTCGCTCCGCCGTCGCAACGGCCGGTAGCCGCCAACGATGCTCCGTGGCCAAAAAACCACGTGCTCGGCATTGCCTATCACGATGTCGAAGACCTCGACCCCGACCAAGGCTTGGTAGCCGTGCGCACCGAGCGCCTGATCGAGCAGTTGGCATGGCTGCGGGAGAATAACTATCAGCCGGTGACGGTGGACCAGATCATCGCCGCCCGCAACGGCGGTCCGCAGCTACCGCCGCGTGCAGTGCTGCTGAGTTTCGACGATGGCTACTCAAGCTTCTACACCCGGGTCATGCCCATCCTGCGCGCCTATAACTGGCCGGCTATCCTGGCCCCGGTTGGGAGCTGGATCGATACGCCGATGAATCAGCCGGTGGACTTTGCCGGAGTGCCGCGCAAGCGTTCGGAGTTCTTGACCTGGGAGCAGATTCGCGAGGTGTCCAAATCGGGCTTGGTGGAAATCGCAGCCCACACCGATGCCAACCACAAAGGTATCCTCGCCAACCCACAAGGCAACCAGCAACCCGCCGCGACCACCCGGCGCTACGACCCGGCCACCGGTCGTTACGAGACCGAAGCCGATTTTCAGGCTCGCCTGCGCAAGGACGTGGCGGCCATTTCCGAGAAAATCCGCAAAGTCACTGGTTACAGCCCGCGCGTTTGGGTCTGGCCTTATGGGGAAGCCGACGGCACTGCATTGCAAGTGATCGGCGACCAGGGCTATCAAATGGCCCTGACCCTGGAAGACGGCCTCGACAGCCTCGATAACTTGATGAGCGGCCCACGTTTTCTGGTGGCGTCCGACCCCGATGGCGCGCACTTCGCCGAGAGCATCGCTTCCGTACAAACACTCGACCCGATGCGGGTGGTCCATGTCGACTTGGATTATGTCTACGACCCGGACCCCGTGCAGCAGGAAGCCAACGTTGGCAAATTGGTCCAGCGCGTTTACGACTTGGGCGCCAACACCGTGTTCTTGCAAGCGTTCGCCGACCCGAAAGGCGACGGTTTGGTCCACTCGCTGTACTTTCCCAACCGACACTTGCCAGTACGCGCCGACTTGTTCGACCGGGTTGCCTGGCAACTGCGGACTCGGGCCAACGTCAAGGTGTATGCCTGGATGCCGGTGCTGAGTTTTGCCCTCGACCCGAAACTGCCCCGGGTGCAGCGCTGGGATCCCGAAACCGGCAAGACGGGCGTCGCTCCGGACCAATACGTGCGCCTGTCGCCGTTCGACCCGAACGTGCGCAAGGTCATCGGTGAGATCTACGAAGACATGGCGCGGATGAGCTCGGTGGACGGCGTTCTGTACCATGACGACGCCGTGTTCTCCGACTTCGAGGACGCCGGCCCCGCCGCGATGAAAGTCTATGCCGCCAACGGTTTGCCGACCGCCGTCGCCGCCCTGCGCGATGACCCGGCGGCGATGCAGCGCTGGACCCGTTTCAAGAGTCGCTACCTGATCGACTTCACCGCAGAGCTGACCGCCAAGGTCCGGGCAATTCGCGGCCCGCAGGTTCGCACGGCGCGCAACATCTTTGCCGAACCGATGCTCAACCCGCAAAGCGAAGCCTGGTTTGCGCAGAACCTCGACGATTTCCTTGCCGCCTACGACTGGACGGCACCGATGGCCATGCCGTTGATGGAAAAACAGACCCGCGAGCAATCCGGTCCCTGGCTCGAACGACTGGTGGAAACCGTCAAGGCTCGTCCCGGCGCGCTCAAGCGCACGGTGTTCGAACTGCAGGCCCGTGACTGGCACAGCAAGCCGGTGGCCGACATCGAAGGCGAACAATTGGCCGACTGGATGGGGCGCCTCAAGCGCCAGGGCGTGACCAGTTTCGGCTACTACCCGGACAACTTCATCGAAGACCAGCCCGCCGTGAAAGCCGTACGGCCCGCGCTCTCCAACAAGTGGAATCCTTGA
- a CDS encoding NADH:ubiquinone oxidoreductase subunit N — MKNPYAPGFWCATAALVLLSATYFYGVMLTHQIDKALIFLDSASALIGVISIAIVAWASLQGQRIKKKQLEQGKTLVLIWDTKVALRRVETVFDRYFWGSYWQPGRTFQEVMGELTGTPLEKSLEALKIQCVALDKQVAQDDWHWLNNARELCDVANAMARERYQLDFCDGRADSSGAAVINRDFEVLVYTWTARLKTFDHQLDEIEVQYS, encoded by the coding sequence ATGAAAAACCCTTATGCTCCTGGTTTCTGGTGCGCTACTGCTGCCTTGGTGCTGCTTTCGGCCACCTACTTTTATGGTGTGATGCTGACCCACCAGATCGACAAAGCACTCATTTTCCTCGATAGCGCGTCTGCGCTGATCGGTGTCATATCCATCGCCATCGTCGCCTGGGCTTCACTTCAAGGCCAGCGCATCAAGAAAAAACAACTTGAGCAGGGCAAGACCTTGGTGTTGATCTGGGATACCAAGGTTGCCCTACGGCGGGTCGAAACGGTATTCGATCGCTATTTCTGGGGCAGTTACTGGCAGCCGGGGCGCACGTTCCAAGAGGTCATGGGGGAACTCACCGGTACCCCGCTGGAGAAAAGCCTCGAGGCCCTGAAAATCCAATGCGTCGCCTTGGACAAGCAAGTTGCTCAAGATGACTGGCATTGGCTCAACAATGCTCGCGAACTGTGCGACGTTGCCAACGCCATGGCTCGGGAGCGCTACCAATTGGATTTTTGCGATGGGCGTGCCGATTCGTCGGGTGCGGCAGTAATCAACCGTGATTTCGAAGTGCTGGTCTACACCTGGACGGCACGGCTAAAGACGTTCGATCACCAACTCGACGAGATCGAAGTCCAATATTCGTAG
- a CDS encoding acyl-CoA dehydrogenase, whose product MAGKASFNWIDPLLLDQQLTEEERMIRDTAEQFAQQKLAPRVLEAFRHEKTDPAIFREMGEVGLLGATIPEQYGGSGLNYVSYGLIAREVERVDSGYRSMMSVQSSLVMVPINEFGTEAQKQKYLPKLASGEWIGCFGLTEPNHGSDPGAMITRARKVDGGYSLTGSKMWITNSPIADVFVVWGKDDAGDIRGFVLEKGWKGLSAPAIHGKVGLRASITGEIVMDNVFVPEENIFPDVRGLKGPFTCLNSARYGISWGALGAAEFCWHTARQYTLDRQQFGRPLAANQLIQKKLADMQTEITLALQGCLRLGRMKDEGSAAVEITSIMKRNSCGKSLDIARMARDMLGGNGISDEFGIARHLVNLEVVNTYEGTHDVHALILGRAQTGIQAFY is encoded by the coding sequence ATGGCTGGTAAAGCGAGTTTCAACTGGATCGATCCACTCTTGCTGGACCAGCAGCTCACTGAAGAAGAACGCATGATTCGCGACACGGCCGAACAATTCGCCCAGCAGAAGCTTGCGCCGCGAGTCCTGGAAGCGTTCCGCCATGAAAAAACCGATCCGGCGATCTTTCGTGAAATGGGTGAGGTAGGCCTGCTGGGCGCAACCATCCCCGAGCAATACGGCGGTAGCGGCTTGAACTATGTCAGCTACGGCCTGATTGCCCGGGAAGTGGAGCGTGTCGATTCCGGCTACCGTTCGATGATGAGCGTGCAGTCCTCCTTGGTCATGGTGCCCATCAATGAGTTCGGCACCGAGGCACAGAAGCAGAAGTATCTGCCGAAGCTGGCCTCCGGGGAATGGATCGGCTGCTTTGGCCTGACAGAGCCGAATCATGGTTCCGACCCAGGCGCGATGATCACTCGTGCACGGAAGGTGGACGGTGGCTACAGCTTGACGGGTAGCAAGATGTGGATCACTAACAGTCCAATCGCCGATGTCTTTGTAGTCTGGGGTAAGGATGACGCGGGTGATATCCGCGGCTTCGTCCTGGAAAAGGGCTGGAAGGGCCTGAGTGCTCCGGCCATTCATGGCAAGGTCGGTCTTCGGGCTTCGATCACTGGCGAGATCGTCATGGATAACGTATTCGTCCCGGAAGAGAACATATTTCCAGATGTGCGTGGTTTGAAAGGGCCGTTCACTTGCTTGAACTCGGCGCGTTATGGCATTTCCTGGGGCGCATTGGGTGCCGCCGAGTTCTGCTGGCACACCGCTCGCCAGTACACGCTTGATCGACAACAGTTCGGCCGCCCGTTGGCGGCCAACCAGTTGATACAGAAGAAACTGGCCGATATGCAGACTGAAATCACTCTCGCTCTGCAAGGATGCCTGCGTCTGGGACGTATGAAAGATGAGGGCTCGGCTGCGGTTGAAATCACCTCGATCATGAAGCGCAACTCTTGCGGCAAGTCCCTGGATATTGCGCGTATGGCGCGGGATATGCTCGGCGGTAATGGCATCTCCGATGAGTTCGGCATTGCTCGTCATCTCGTGAATCTGGAAGTCGTGAACACTTACGAGGGCACACATGATGTCCATGCGCTGATCCTGGGGCGTGCGCAAACCGGTATCCAGGCGTTCTATTAA
- a CDS encoding YdgA family protein, whose translation MNKSASVLLGIVVVIGAVSAGGAWYTGTKLEGVLNTAIADSNKQMQTALAGSNGTASIELVSLDRGTFSSTAHYRLKGEGEMFGGEPVELLFVDNIEHGPLPFSRLITLKWLPVMATSHTELERTPLTEKWFVAAKDKSPLKGVVNLGYDQSSNGTVELLPLDTKLDEQTQLIFSGLKIDVAASAQAQKIKADGYMDSFKLTTVAEDQTPVQVEFSGLTIASNLTKSTYGYYMGDNTLLLSSSKTSFGEPKSVLGLKNFEMKNHSSENGTSASGRADYKIGELSFNDKVIGSAQMAVSLKNLDIPATMSLMQVYQSKLQPYERAAAEAAAAGEPAPELNLTEAEEAQVKADLEKLLAGGPQVALENLSFNTANGESRASLIVDLAKPQSMDLPPDELGRQLLALLDFKVKVSKPMLVDLLTVQAQMEGQTDAKLIADQATATSDMFSAMAIGTELAKLEGNDVVTNLHYANNQVDFNGQKMTVEQFSAFVMSKLGGGVAVQ comes from the coding sequence ATGAATAAATCAGCAAGCGTACTTCTGGGAATCGTTGTGGTTATCGGTGCGGTCAGCGCAGGTGGCGCCTGGTATACCGGCACGAAACTCGAAGGAGTGCTGAACACCGCTATTGCCGACAGCAATAAGCAAATGCAAACCGCATTGGCCGGTTCTAATGGCACCGCTTCTATCGAACTGGTTTCCCTGGACCGTGGCACATTCAGCAGTACCGCGCATTATCGCCTGAAGGGCGAAGGCGAGATGTTTGGTGGTGAGCCGGTCGAGTTGCTGTTCGTGGACAATATCGAACACGGGCCACTGCCGTTCTCGCGCCTGATTACGCTCAAATGGTTGCCCGTCATGGCTACCAGTCACACCGAACTTGAGCGCACCCCGCTGACTGAAAAATGGTTCGTGGCTGCGAAGGACAAGTCTCCCCTCAAAGGTGTTGTTAACCTGGGATACGACCAGTCCAGCAACGGTACAGTCGAGCTGCTACCCCTGGACACCAAGCTGGATGAGCAAACACAGCTCATTTTTTCCGGTCTGAAAATCGATGTGGCCGCCAGTGCACAAGCGCAAAAGATCAAGGCCGACGGCTATATGGACAGCTTCAAGCTGACCACCGTCGCCGAAGATCAGACCCCGGTGCAAGTCGAATTCAGTGGCCTGACGATAGCCAGCAATCTGACCAAGAGCACCTACGGCTACTACATGGGTGACAACACCCTGCTGTTGAGCAGCAGCAAAACCAGTTTTGGCGAACCGAAATCGGTGCTGGGCTTGAAGAACTTCGAAATGAAGAACCACAGCAGCGAGAACGGCACCAGCGCTTCGGGGCGTGCCGACTACAAGATTGGCGAATTGTCTTTCAACGACAAGGTTATCGGTTCTGCACAGATGGCGGTCAGCCTGAAGAACCTGGACATCCCTGCCACCATGTCGCTGATGCAGGTCTACCAGTCCAAACTGCAGCCTTATGAAAGAGCGGCTGCCGAGGCGGCTGCAGCTGGCGAACCGGCTCCAGAACTGAACCTGACCGAGGCTGAAGAAGCACAGGTCAAGGCGGATCTGGAGAAGCTCCTGGCGGGTGGCCCGCAAGTCGCGCTGGAAAATCTGTCGTTCAATACCGCCAACGGTGAAAGCCGCGCGAGCCTGATCGTTGACTTGGCCAAGCCGCAATCCATGGACCTTCCGCCAGATGAGCTTGGCCGTCAGCTGCTCGCCCTGCTGGATTTCAAGGTGAAAGTATCCAAGCCGATGCTGGTGGATCTCCTGACCGTGCAGGCGCAGATGGAAGGTCAGACCGACGCCAAACTGATTGCTGACCAGGCCACCGCCACCAGCGATATGTTCAGCGCCATGGCGATAGGTACCGAGCTGGCGAAGCTTGAAGGCAACGACGTTGTCACCAACCTGCACTACGCCAACAATCAGGTCGACTTCAATGGCCAGAAAATGACAGTCGAACAATTTTCGGCATTCGTCATGAGCAAGCTGGGCGGCGGCGTCGCCGTACAGTAA
- the pgaC gene encoding poly-beta-1,6-N-acetyl-D-glucosamine synthase has product MLDRLLAVLVLAIVLGVPLGLIFLVTGQFLMDFVFFYPLFMSGLWIAGGLYFWLHWERHWPWKDDTLPPPLAGEPLISILIPCFNEGDNVADTIHAALGQHYPNIEVIAINDGSKDNTAQVLDQLAAEDPRLRVLHLAENQGKAVALRMGAIAARSEYLVCIDGDALLAPNTCAYLVAPMLDNARLGAVTGNPRIRTRSTLIGRVQVGEFSSIIGLIKRTQRVFGRIFTVSGVIVAFRRTALHRVGYWSPDMITEDIDISWKLQLDHWSIFYEPRALCWILMPETLRGLWRQRLRWAQGGAEVLFKNIRGIWQYRHRYLWPLLFEYCLSTGWAFTFLLSVIFWGAGKFVEMPAAIAVDHLMPPAFTGLLLAVVCLMQFAVSILIDRRYEKGLWHIMFWVVWYPLVFWLISLFTTLVSFPKVLFGQHQKRARWVSPDRGIKPIDDEEEEVIR; this is encoded by the coding sequence ATGCTCGACAGACTGCTCGCCGTCCTGGTGCTGGCGATCGTCCTTGGGGTGCCCCTGGGCCTGATCTTCCTGGTCACCGGGCAATTCCTGATGGACTTCGTGTTCTTCTACCCACTGTTCATGTCCGGGCTATGGATCGCCGGCGGCCTGTATTTCTGGCTGCACTGGGAGCGTCACTGGCCTTGGAAAGACGACACCTTGCCGCCGCCTCTGGCCGGCGAGCCGCTGATCAGCATCCTGATCCCGTGCTTCAACGAAGGCGATAACGTCGCCGACACTATTCACGCGGCGCTAGGCCAGCATTACCCGAACATCGAAGTCATCGCCATCAACGACGGCTCCAAGGACAACACCGCCCAAGTGTTGGATCAATTGGCGGCTGAAGACCCACGCCTGCGGGTGCTGCACTTGGCGGAAAACCAAGGCAAGGCGGTGGCCCTGCGCATGGGCGCCATCGCCGCGCGCAGCGAATACCTGGTGTGCATCGATGGTGACGCGCTGCTGGCGCCGAACACCTGTGCTTACCTGGTGGCGCCGATGCTGGACAACGCCCGCCTCGGCGCGGTGACCGGCAACCCGCGAATCCGCACTCGCTCTACCCTGATAGGCCGGGTCCAAGTCGGCGAGTTCTCATCGATCATCGGCCTGATCAAGCGTACCCAGCGGGTCTTCGGGCGGATCTTCACCGTGTCCGGCGTGATCGTCGCGTTCCGTCGCACGGCCCTGCACCGGGTCGGCTACTGGAGCCCGGACATGATCACCGAAGACATCGACATCAGTTGGAAGCTGCAACTGGATCACTGGAGCATTTTCTACGAGCCGCGCGCGCTGTGCTGGATCCTCATGCCCGAAACCCTGCGCGGCCTGTGGCGCCAGCGCCTGCGTTGGGCCCAGGGCGGTGCCGAAGTGCTGTTCAAGAACATCCGTGGCATCTGGCAATACCGCCACCGCTACCTGTGGCCGTTGCTGTTCGAATATTGCCTGTCCACCGGTTGGGCGTTCACCTTCCTGCTGTCGGTGATCTTCTGGGGCGCCGGGAAATTCGTCGAGATGCCCGCCGCCATTGCTGTGGACCATCTCATGCCGCCGGCCTTCACTGGGCTGTTGCTGGCGGTGGTGTGCCTGATGCAGTTCGCGGTGAGCATCCTGATCGACCGCCGCTACGAGAAAGGCCTGTGGCACATCATGTTCTGGGTGGTCTGGTATCCGCTGGTGTTCTGGTTGATCAGCCTGTTCACCACGTTGGTGAGTTTTCCCAAAGTGCTGTTCGGCCAGCATCAGAAACGCGCGCGCTGGGTCAGCCCG
- a CDS encoding CaiB/BaiF CoA transferase family protein encodes MGALSHLRVLDLSRVLAGPWAGQILADLGADVIKVERPGNGDDTRAWGPPFLKDVHGENTTEAAYYLSANRNKQSVTIDFTRPEGQKLIQELAAKSDILIENFKVGGLAAYGLDYDSLKVINPHLIYCSITGFGQTGPYAKRAGYDFMIQGLGGLMSLTGRPEGDEGAGPVKVGVALTDILTGLYSTVAILAALAHRDNVGGGQHIDMALLDVQVACLANQAMNYLTTGVAPKRLGNAHPNIVPYQDFPTADGDFILTVGNDGQFRKFAEVAGQPQWADDPRFATNKMRVANRAQLIPLIRQATVFKTTAEWVIQLEQAGVPCGPINDLAQMFADPQVQARGLAIELPHALAGKVPQVASPIRLSETPVEYRGAPPLLGEHTLEVLQRVLGMDTATVTAFKDAGIL; translated from the coding sequence ATGGGCGCGCTTTCGCATCTGCGGGTATTGGATTTATCCAGGGTGCTGGCCGGGCCTTGGGCTGGGCAGATCCTGGCGGACCTGGGGGCCGACGTCATCAAGGTCGAGCGTCCCGGTAATGGCGACGATACACGCGCATGGGGCCCGCCCTTCTTGAAGGACGTCCATGGCGAAAATACGACCGAGGCGGCCTATTACCTGTCGGCCAATCGCAACAAGCAATCCGTCACTATCGATTTCACGCGTCCCGAGGGGCAGAAGCTGATCCAGGAGTTGGCGGCCAAGTCCGACATCCTGATCGAAAACTTCAAGGTGGGTGGGCTTGCGGCCTATGGCCTGGATTACGACTCGCTGAAAGTGATCAACCCGCATTTGATCTATTGCTCGATCACCGGGTTTGGCCAGACGGGACCGTACGCCAAAAGGGCCGGGTATGACTTCATGATCCAGGGGCTGGGCGGCTTGATGAGCCTTACCGGCCGGCCGGAGGGGGATGAGGGCGCTGGGCCGGTGAAAGTTGGTGTTGCGCTGACCGACATTCTTACAGGCCTGTATTCGACCGTTGCTATCCTGGCAGCGTTGGCTCACCGCGATAATGTGGGTGGAGGGCAGCATATCGATATGGCATTGCTGGATGTTCAAGTGGCTTGCTTGGCTAACCAGGCGATGAACTACCTGACTACGGGCGTTGCGCCGAAGCGATTGGGGAATGCGCATCCGAACATTGTGCCTTATCAGGATTTTCCTACTGCCGACGGTGACTTCATTCTTACGGTGGGTAATGACGGCCAGTTTCGAAAATTCGCTGAAGTTGCCGGTCAGCCACAATGGGCCGATGACCCTCGGTTCGCGACGAACAAGATGCGGGTGGCGAATCGGGCACAATTGATTCCGTTGATTCGCCAGGCGACGGTATTCAAGACGACGGCTGAATGGGTTATTCAGCTTGAGCAGGCCGGAGTGCCGTGCGGGCCGATCAACGATCTGGCCCAAATGTTTGCTGACCCTCAGGTACAAGCTCGCGGATTGGCAATAGAGCTGCCTCACGCGCTGGCTGGCAAGGTGCCGCAAGTCGCCAGTCCGATTCGTCTATCCGAAACGCCTGTCGAATACAGAGGTGCGCCTCCATTATTAGGGGAGCACACGCTGGAAGTGCTCCAGCGAGTACTAGGGATGGACACGGCGACCGTCACGGCTTTCAAGGACGCGGGCATTCTATGA